The window tagacctggcatggccagatggttaagacgctcgatttAATTTaggagtcgcgggttcgaatccctggcacagcaaacatgctcgccctttcagctatgggtactttataatgtaacggtcaatcccactattagatggtaaaaaagtatcccaagagttggcgatgagtagtgatgactagataccttacctctaattttacactcctaaattagggacgtctagcgcagatagctctcgtataactttgcgcgaaattcagaagcaaacaaatttttaaagtaacaggttggattacaattttgaaataaacttaacAACTGTCATCGCTTTCTACttgatttcaaaagaaaaatatgcttCACAATTTTCTAAATCAATGAATCACATTTAACTTGTCAAAGTTAAGGCtgttgaaagaaataatatattggtCGTTTTCTTAAGCAGTGACTGCCTGATGATAACAGCAAGTATAACTGTATAACAGCATCTCCCTCATATGACAACACTTTGGAGAGATTAACACGAGCAATGATTCTTATTGTATACGAGTTAAAATAAATAGTGTAATAAGCTTCATCCACATCTGGTATTTTATTGCAAACTGATAGCGCAGATCTCTTACAATTCCTGATGAAGATCTGAGCTAGCAATTCGAAAATTCAGCAAAATACTTCAGGTGAATGAAGCTGTATACACTATTATAATATGGTTTATATGAAAGTCCTAAATGAAGGACAGTTTAAGTTATTTCATGCATAGAACTTCTTAGTTTTTaacaatgttacatatttattatgtCTTCAGCCAAGTTCTTTTACAAGTGTAACAAtagatatgtttatttattttgaacattcTAGCACAATAGTGTATGAGAACACCTGAGATTCAAAGTAGAGATGGCACATAGATTgaaattaattatacatttaagTTATAATCTTATAAGATTTTAAGACAGTTGATTTAGCATAACTGGAAATGGCAAACATTTGTgttatgacattttattttacttgttaattaattttctttttgtggGATAGTCATACAATGGAATACTCTCCTATACGTTTTGGATCtaatattctaaatgttttagagaaatataaagtgtaaatacgtATAATCAAGAaagctggtaagggtattaaaactttaattaaagtaaagtaaagtaaagtacagaactacgtttcgaccttcttaagtcatcttcagattaataaacgttttaatgcccataccatccgtcttaagaatacatttttactttatattggtttctcatcatcatgaataaagtgtaaatgttgtttcatattgtttagtttgatattattttatttttttattttttgaaactcaTAGTTTTCTCCCAGCGTAAATATAACTTTCTTGTTTGAGTTTTCTTTCAACATTTGCTGAGACTAATGACAAGATATTTTAAGAGCAACCCTAGCTAagatcctttttttttctatatgtattttattttaaatcattttaaatagtAAGCTTTTATAGACACATGCATGTCTTACAAATGTTATCCGAACTTTGAACGAATATATTtaggataatttattttatggcctttgttttttgaatttcgcgcaaagctataacaGGACCGGTTCAGCAtgtccagatggttaagacactcgactctttatttgagggtcacgggtccggatccccgtcacaccaaacacgctcgcccttttagtcatggggatgttataatgttacggtcaatcatactattcgttggtaaaagagtagcccaagagttggcggtgggtggtgatgactagctgccttccctctagtcttacactgctaaattagggatggttaacgcggatagccctcgtgtaggtttgcacgaaattcaaaaccaaacctgtAAGTACAAAATCTAAAGAAATTCATGGCGTTTAACGACTATCTCACAAAGCGGTGTAACATTAAAGTTAAAGATGACAAGAATCTGGACATGTAGGAACAATTAGGTACTAATGGAAATCATATTGTAAGAAAAAGTAACTAAAGTCGCTTGCCCTAAACATATTTTACCTGTTAATTGCCTTGATGTGTTATTCAATTGAGTTTTTACAGAAACAGAAGTGACTGCCTTATATAACCATACTTAATAATAAAGTTCTTACCTCAGGAAACTTAGTTTCATACACTATTGTGTTTGGAATCAGTTGATGATGGATACGTGGGCTATCGATGGCATTCTTGATACTTAACTCTGCCCACAAGTTTAGCATGGTGACCTAGAGTGTTCAAGAATATCACATGTACGGAATTTGTCTTAGATAATTTCCTTTTTAAAATGAACATGTCAACTTTTTATTTACTGAGATTCGTAGTGTCAATAATGTTCCATCGATTGCAGTGTTGAATATCGTTCATGAGTGTATTGTTCTGACATTAAAATACATGTGTatcttattttacagtttttgcgATCAGTCAACAAGTTGTCTTTAATTGACAGGTTGctacagatatatattttacttactaGTGTAGTTGCGGTTGTGATTTTGGTACCACCTGTTCCGCCTATCACGAGCTTGATGTTTTCATTGCTATCAACCACAATTGTTGGAGACATTGAAGAAAAAGGGCGTTTTCCCGGAGATATCTTGTTGTAGTTTAATGGCACAACGCCATAATCATTGGTAATGTTTGGAGAACTGAAATCATCCATTTCGTTGTTGAAAATAATTCCAGTTGATATGGAAGTTTTCTTACTGCCAAAgctgagaaaaaacaacacaaacaaatttatgaaATACTTCATGAAGTGAATGctttatcgaaaaaaaaaaacaatttagctGCGTTGGCACAAAATGAGTGAAAGTGCAAATATATTAACGCAATATTAGGTTGATAGGTGTGATTGTGCATAATGTGTATAATAGCATTGACAGAGCAACCGTGatcatacaaaacaaaacgtaTGATTTCATTACGTTAACAGAGCATGGCATTTGTGAAAAATGAATATGATCATGAAATGTTTACTTAGTAAGTTTATAAAGTGATACGAGTGGATAAAGAGAAATGTCAAAAATTAACAGTTGCAAACTTTAAAATTCGAGAAATAAACAGATTTATTAGATGTaatgtatttttgtagttttaagtaaaaacaaaaggaagaaaatgaaaatataaaacaataaagcaTGCTTACTAGGAATTGATGGTACTGGACACGGCAATACCGTCGCCATTAGGAGCAACTATGGATAGGTGAGAGGTGCCCCTATCTGCTTGGATAAACGCTTTTACTCCATAATGATTTGAATCAAATGTTTggttatcataaatattatttttagtttctttagcAAATTCCTTAGATGTGAGTTTCTGCACAAGCTGTAAATAGTTACACAGACGTTATTTTTTCGCAGTTATTTAGTAAGTTCAATAAATCTACatctttgaaacattttattcctCTATGCAGAACAAGTTATAAGTAGAATATTATTTacgtttgtttaaaaatttactaAGATGAATTGGTTTTAGAATAACAACTCATAAGGGGGCTCTgtaaataacatacataaaaatatataaccgagcaaaataaaaaataaaactaattaatttgccttaataatatatataatttaataagcaGAATAGGGAGTGACTAAAgctacaaaacaacaataaatcttaTGCTTTTATAGTTTACAGTTAGTTGTTGTTGATTTTAGCTcaaatttgaattttcttttgtatatattgctGCCTGAGTCTCTTCAGATTTTTATTTATCCAAAAATTCCATTCATTACTTTATACTCTCAGAACTCTTATTGTTACTTTCCGGAAATTTTTATGTTAGTAAACAGACAGAATAGtttaaaaacaagcttttcatGAGTATCAGCGAAGATGAAATAATAATGAAGTAtctaactttataatttattcacaTTTTCATGAGAGTgctaaagtaaaacaaactacTGAAGTTCATATTTCTTATTCTTTAAACATGTTATGTTATTCGAAATCCTAAAATTACTGTATATACCTTATTGTTTTAGTACTGTTTTATTTGcctttaaaataacttaagtacccccgctagtacagtggtaagtctacagatttacaacgctaaaattaggagttcgatttcttttggtgggctcagcagttAGCCTGTTGTGGATCtgctatgaaaacacacacacacaataaattaaactgaaataaaatattagatgttATCCTGTACATTTGCAAATAGCTAAGTAGTtgttgtaaaaacacacacatatatatatataatacgaaaAAGAGAAACGTATGTtcacttataaaacaaacaatgttttaatacttGCTTGCTACCTTACTAATGTTTTCATACTGAAATGAGGATGTATCATCTCCTTGGTCTTCAAGCTCTGTCCGTTTAGCATAAGCATACTTAAAAGTTTCAATCATTCGATGatagttttgtactttttgaTCATTAGTTGAGAAGCTAGTTTTATTAAACTCGTATTCTTCCAAGATGTTAATCATATAGCTGACTAATACTCCACTTCCAGGTGGAGGAACACCATAGAATGTTAGATTGTTATAGGATTGTGATTGTATTGGTTTCTGCCATTGTGGTTTGTACTTCATAAAGTCTTCTTCTGTGATAATTCCCCCTGTAAATGAGGAAAATTGTTcatttgattttgtaaaattaatacattattctaCTCTAACAACCACTTTATTAGAAATGCCACCTGATGTCCGGTTCAATCACCCTTCTCGATGAACAACCTTAGTTCGACGTGTTAAGTTGAATGACCTTTAACCttgataaataaacttaatacgACGTGTCATAGGCGTCAGAAGATACTGGAAGATGTTTCTTTCGTCGTCAGCAGATCACCGTGTTGAATGTGTCATTCAGGATCTGTTCAAAGATTAAAACTTGTAATTGTACCAGCCAAGAAAAATGACTGAAATATCAATTATAGTGTGCATTTCAAAACGGCTGCAAGCACAAGGTAGGTTGTTGCAATACCATATTCTTACAGCCATTCTCTatcaagaatataaaataaatattggagagtgGACATGACAATCAACAGTATTCATGTACGTTTTATGTATGTTCCATTCATAACTCTACCAGAGAAACATTTGTCACACCATTATATCATTTCTAGCAGCTTGTACGatctaaaaaagaaaataacacaagCAGAGTCAAGTATCTCATGACCATTTGTTTACccttttaaaaatttattccCAGTACAGAAAAAGGTCAAAGGCGAATAATCAGATTACGTCACATGCTCTTAGTCATTCGTTGCCAGTTAAGCGGCGAGTTTCATGTTATCCGTACAGTCGCTTAGAGATAATGAAAGCTTGATAACAGTGGAGTAGATCAGTCAGTTGGAAGCGAGTAACATTTGTCAAGCTTGTCCAATCGCCTTTTTTCTCACTAAGTCGAATGCGATTGACAGCTACAGTTTTCCAAAGGACATGTACACCTCTGTAAATTGTTACTGTTGACAGACTGTGATGATAGTTGTTTTGGAAAAGTTAGTGAAAATAAAGGTATTTAATATCGACGCTCCTGCTAGACAAGAACCATTTTTACGCCTCTTTGAATTTTTGAAAGGATCTTATCTCTTAAGTATTATCTTGGAAGCTAACATGATatgaataaattttgaatttttttagggTTTAAGTAATGGTTTGGCACATCGCATGATcagtatattttacatataaattgagTGTTCTTAAAGTTTTAAATGTGTAACTATTAAAGTGACAAGCAGTGATgcacagaaaataaatttatgtggATTTATGCCAACTAAAATAATCCTTTCTATAAATAACGTAAATTTATATCCATTTACCCAGTCTAGTAGTGTAtcgtttattatatataaacttgAATGTTTCTCACAAAACCGACAGCTCTTCCtgttaaatacataaatgtagacgtttttacaaattaatagtttttcatGCATTGTTTTTACACTTGAGTACCTTAACAAACTGATTGTTCTCGCATAATACATGTGCAATCAGGTGTCTTTACAAACTGGTATTTCCCTCAAatgaatatacatttatttctgtttgaaaaaAATGACCAATTGCTCCTAAACATACACAAACTTCAGTGTATCTGTTAGAAACGGCAAATCCTACTGAAAATAAGAGttccataaataatatatatagactatatatatatttgtatatttctgtgTCTTTAAAATTAGCCATTTCTTCCGTAAGGTACGTTCCTTTAAGAGTTTTTAAAATGTCTTGTATATCTAGACCTAGAcg of the Tachypleus tridentatus isolate NWPU-2018 chromosome 13, ASM421037v1, whole genome shotgun sequence genome contains:
- the LOC143237534 gene encoding scoloptoxin SSD14-like isoform X4, whose product is MKLEKIRSVKFRLVVIGSLLVISALVALAVGFILRRQYVKEPAAEGYSQAAISTDAAQCAPVGKSILKKNGSVVDAAIATLLCMGVVNPQSMGLGGGFIMLIYKRIIFWNNETNNVYKENEILYRPVLAETLRTLSSDNTTTHLYGDMSKILSEEIQNSGGIITEEDFMKYKPQWQKPIQSQSYNNLTFYGVPPPGSGVLVSYMINILEEYEFNKTSFSTNDQKVQNYHRMIETFKYAYAKRTELEDQGDDTSSFQYENISKLVQKLTSKEFAKETKNNIYDNQTFDSNHYGVKAFIQADRGTSHLSIVAPNGDGIAVSSTINSYFGSKKTSISTGIIFNNEMDDFSSPNITNDYGVVPLNYNKISPGKRPFSSMSPTIVVDSNENIKLVIGGTGGTKITTATTLVTMLNLWAELSIKNAIDSPRIHHQLIPNTIVYETKFPEELLEGLNKKGHNVTEISGRSSAIMGIARGKSGKLYAEADYRKGGASDGF